The Streptomyces europaeiscabiei genome window below encodes:
- a CDS encoding class II aldolase/adducin family protein — MAEQGSDTRDERGAGEDAQGARDGRAGRRRGVPDDVARAWDELVATARRTVADGLVVGTSGNVSVRVGDTVLVTPTGVPYDRLTPDDITGVDLSGRQVLGTLRPTSELPMHLAIHTATDARAVVHTHAVHATAVSTLVSELPLIHYMSAALGGPVRVAPYATYGTPELAENMLRALAGRTACLLQNHGTIAYGHTLSEAYDRTTQLEWMCQVWLRASSVPGLTPHLLTHEQVNETGERLKGYGQPK, encoded by the coding sequence ATGGCTGAGCAGGGGAGCGACACCCGGGACGAGCGGGGCGCAGGTGAGGACGCACAGGGTGCGCGGGACGGGCGGGCCGGGCGGCGAAGAGGCGTGCCGGACGACGTGGCGCGCGCGTGGGACGAACTCGTCGCGACGGCCCGCCGGACGGTGGCCGACGGTCTGGTCGTCGGCACCTCCGGCAACGTGTCCGTACGCGTCGGGGACACCGTCCTGGTCACACCGACGGGAGTGCCCTACGACCGCCTGACTCCGGACGACATCACGGGCGTCGACCTCTCCGGCCGACAGGTCCTCGGCACACTTCGCCCGACGAGCGAACTGCCCATGCACCTGGCGATCCACACCGCCACCGACGCCCGTGCCGTCGTCCACACCCACGCCGTCCACGCGACGGCCGTCTCCACCCTCGTGAGCGAGCTGCCGCTGATCCACTACATGTCCGCGGCCCTCGGCGGACCCGTCCGAGTCGCCCCCTACGCGACCTACGGCACCCCGGAGTTGGCCGAGAACATGCTCCGCGCTCTGGCAGGGCGCACCGCTTGTCTCCTCCAGAATCACGGCACGATCGCCTACGGACACACCCTCTCCGAGGCCTACGACCGCACGACCCAACTCGAATGGATGTGCCAGGTCTGGCTGAGGGCCTCCTCCGTCCCCGGCCTCACCCCCCACCTCCTCACCCACGAACAGGTGAACGAGACGGGGGAGCGGCTCAAGGGGTACGGCCAGCCGAAGTAG
- a CDS encoding inorganic phosphate transporter encodes MENFSLILAIVVVTALAFDFTNGFHDTANAMATTISTGAMKPKVAVAMSAVLNLVGAFLSIEVANTISKGLVDESGIQPEVIFAALVGAILWNLLTWLVGLPSSSSHALMGGLIGATIASVGVGAVHGDVLVTKVLIPAVAAPLVAGIAAMLATRLTYRLGRHTSEKASGKGYRAGQIASAGLVSLAHGTNDAQKTMGIITLALVAGGALAPDSDPPVWVIVSAGAAIALGTYLGGWRIIRTMGKGLTDLQPQQGFAAQTSAATVILASSHLGFSLSTTHSVSGAVMGAGLGRKGGVVRWSTATRMFVAWGLTLPAAALVAALAEWVTSFGAWGTAVVAVFLIASSAAIWMVSRREVVDHTNVNDTEEPPGVVTTAIAAVTPPPVGTVTEDLTATIPAPAATAAAETTAPAGSSTPTPAV; translated from the coding sequence ATGGAAAACTTCTCGCTGATCCTCGCGATCGTGGTCGTCACCGCGCTTGCGTTCGATTTTACGAACGGTTTCCACGACACCGCCAACGCGATGGCCACCACCATCTCGACCGGCGCCATGAAGCCCAAGGTCGCGGTGGCCATGTCCGCCGTGCTCAACCTTGTCGGCGCGTTCCTTTCCATCGAGGTCGCCAACACCATCTCCAAGGGACTCGTCGACGAGTCCGGCATACAGCCAGAGGTCATCTTCGCGGCGCTCGTCGGCGCCATCCTCTGGAATCTGCTGACCTGGCTCGTCGGGCTCCCCTCCAGTTCCTCCCACGCCCTGATGGGCGGCCTCATCGGCGCCACCATCGCCTCGGTCGGTGTGGGCGCGGTGCACGGCGACGTGCTCGTCACCAAGGTGCTGATCCCCGCCGTCGCCGCCCCGCTGGTCGCCGGTATCGCGGCGATGCTCGCCACCCGGCTGACGTACAGGCTCGGTCGGCACACGAGCGAGAAGGCCTCCGGCAAGGGCTACCGCGCCGGTCAGATCGCCTCCGCGGGCCTGGTCTCGCTGGCCCACGGCACGAACGACGCCCAGAAGACGATGGGCATCATCACCCTCGCCCTGGTGGCCGGCGGCGCCCTCGCGCCCGACTCCGACCCGCCGGTGTGGGTCATCGTCTCCGCGGGTGCGGCCATCGCCCTCGGCACCTACCTGGGCGGCTGGCGCATCATCCGCACGATGGGCAAGGGCCTGACCGACCTCCAGCCGCAGCAGGGCTTCGCCGCCCAGACCAGCGCGGCCACGGTCATCCTGGCCTCCTCTCACCTCGGCTTCTCGCTCTCCACCACGCACTCGGTCTCCGGTGCGGTGATGGGCGCGGGCCTCGGCCGCAAGGGCGGGGTGGTCCGTTGGTCCACCGCGACCCGGATGTTCGTCGCCTGGGGTCTGACCCTGCCGGCCGCGGCGCTGGTCGCCGCGCTCGCCGAGTGGGTGACGTCCTTCGGCGCGTGGGGCACGGCCGTCGTCGCGGTCTTCCTCATCGCCTCCAGCGCCGCGATCTGGATGGTCTCCCGCCGCGAGGTGGTCGACCACACCAATGTGAACGACACCGAGGAGCCGCCCGGTGTGGTGACGACGGCCATTGCCGCCGTGACTCCGCCGCCGGTCGGCACCGTGACCGAGGACCTCACGGCGACCATCCCGGCCCCCGCGGCCACGGCCGCCGCCGAGACCACGGCCCCGGCGGGCTCGTCCACGCCGACGCCCGCCGTCTGA
- a CDS encoding helix-turn-helix domain-containing protein, with amino-acid sequence MARDIDPSLNRRRLRIELRKARESAGLTQRDAAQGLEWSLSKLIRIEAGTVGLGVTDLRALLQQYRVTDTSLVAELEEAARGSKGQSWWAQYSDLVSPQFAQYLGYEGAANTIRMYNPIVLPGLLQTEDYATALLSARTPEARVRRQVELRTTRQERSLDGDHGPEVGIVLDEASVRRVVGGPAVMRRQLERIKTVARHPRVSLQLLPFSVGAHYGTTTPFILLGFKDDDDLLYIEGPTGGLSNRDDLALTARYQECFEDISSIAHHGERMIEALDAIRESLDND; translated from the coding sequence ATGGCCAGGGACATCGATCCGAGCCTGAATCGACGCAGGCTGCGAATCGAGCTGCGCAAAGCGCGCGAGAGCGCCGGGCTGACCCAGCGGGACGCCGCGCAGGGCCTGGAGTGGTCACTGTCCAAGCTGATCAGGATCGAGGCGGGGACGGTCGGCCTCGGAGTCACGGACCTGCGGGCACTGCTCCAGCAGTACCGGGTCACGGACACGAGCCTGGTCGCGGAGCTGGAGGAGGCCGCCCGAGGCTCCAAGGGCCAGTCCTGGTGGGCCCAGTACAGCGACCTCGTCTCACCGCAGTTCGCGCAGTACCTGGGGTACGAGGGCGCGGCCAACACGATCCGCATGTACAACCCCATCGTCCTGCCCGGGCTCCTGCAGACGGAGGACTACGCCACGGCTCTGCTCTCGGCCAGGACTCCCGAGGCGCGGGTGCGGCGACAGGTGGAACTGCGTACCACCCGGCAGGAGCGGTCCCTCGACGGCGACCACGGCCCCGAGGTGGGCATCGTCCTGGACGAGGCCTCCGTACGACGCGTGGTGGGCGGTCCCGCGGTCATGCGGCGGCAACTCGAGCGCATCAAGACCGTGGCGCGACACCCTCGTGTGAGCCTCCAGCTGCTTCCGTTCTCCGTCGGAGCGCACTACGGCACCACCACGCCGTTCATCCTGCTCGGTTTCAAGGACGACGACGACCTGCTCTACATCGAGGGCCCCACCGGGGGCCTGTCGAACCGTGACGACCTGGCCCTCACAGCGCGCTACCAGGAGTGCTTCGAGGACATCAGCTCCATCGCTCACCACGGCGAGAGGATGATCGAGGCGCTCGACGCGATCAGGGAGAGCCTGGACAACGACTGA
- a CDS encoding DUF397 domain-containing protein encodes MWVRSSYSGEADDCVEVAAGQRRVTVRDSNGNGDALLVFRYAAWCGFLAGLVDPGAGGS; translated from the coding sequence ATGTGGGTCAGGAGCAGCTACTCCGGTGAAGCGGACGACTGCGTGGAAGTGGCCGCCGGGCAGAGGCGGGTCACGGTTCGTGACTCGAACGGGAACGGTGACGCGCTGCTCGTCTTTCGCTACGCGGCGTGGTGTGGTTTTCTGGCGGGACTTGTGGACCCGGGAGCGGGCGGATCGTGA
- a CDS encoding cobalamin biosynthesis protein — protein sequence MRADRVFAYGAAAGLLGDLLLGDPRRGHPVAAFGRAAGAVERVLWRDHRGWGALHTAVCAGGAVALGAVAAAAVRPSRVASVGLTAAATWAVVGGTSLGREARTIGQFLDAGDVEGARARLPHLCGRDPQALDPDGIARAVVESVAENTSDAVVGALVWGAVAGVPGLVGFRAVNTMDAMVGHRSQRYRRYGWASARLDDVAGWPGARLTAVLAAAAGGDARGAVRAWRADAGKHPSPNAGPVEASFAGALGVRLGGTLAYGGRVEHRPVLNGEGRAVVVGDIERAVRLSRRVGWLALGVSAGAAALRGRVAGRSAQRLRRQG from the coding sequence GTGCGTGCCGACCGCGTCTTCGCGTACGGCGCCGCCGCCGGGCTCCTCGGTGATCTGCTGCTCGGTGATCCGCGCCGGGGGCATCCGGTCGCCGCGTTCGGGCGGGCCGCCGGTGCCGTGGAACGGGTGCTGTGGCGCGACCACCGCGGGTGGGGCGCACTGCACACCGCGGTGTGCGCGGGCGGCGCCGTGGCGCTGGGGGCCGTCGCGGCGGCCGCCGTACGGCCGTCGCGGGTCGCCTCCGTCGGGTTGACCGCCGCCGCCACCTGGGCCGTCGTCGGGGGGACCTCGCTCGGGCGGGAGGCCCGGACGATCGGGCAGTTCCTCGACGCGGGGGATGTCGAGGGCGCGCGGGCCCGGTTGCCTCATCTGTGCGGGCGGGATCCTCAGGCGCTCGACCCCGACGGGATCGCGCGGGCCGTCGTGGAGTCCGTCGCCGAGAACACGTCCGACGCGGTGGTGGGGGCGCTCGTGTGGGGGGCCGTCGCCGGGGTGCCCGGGCTCGTGGGGTTTCGGGCCGTCAACACGATGGACGCCATGGTCGGACACCGGTCGCAGCGGTATCGCCGGTACGGGTGGGCCTCCGCGCGGCTGGACGACGTGGCGGGGTGGCCGGGAGCCCGGCTGACCGCGGTGCTGGCCGCGGCTGCCGGTGGGGATGCCCGGGGGGCTGTTCGGGCGTGGCGGGCGGACGCGGGGAAGCATCCGAGTCCCAACGCGGGGCCCGTGGAGGCCTCGTTCGCGGGGGCGCTCGGAGTGCGACTGGGGGGCACGTTGGCGTACGGGGGGCGGGTTGAGCATCGGCCTGTGCTGAATGGGGAAGGGCGGGCCGTCGTCGTGGGCGACATCGAGCGGGCTGTTCGGTTGTCCCGGCGGGTCGGGTGGCTGGCGCTCGGGGTGAGTGCGGGTGCGGCGGCGCTGCGGGGGCGGGTCGCCGGGCGCTCGGCACAGCGGTTGAGGAGGCAGGGATGA
- a CDS encoding cobyric acid synthase, whose translation MSGGLLVAGTTSDAGKSVVTAGICRWLVRQGVKVAPFKAQNMSLNSFVTKEGAEIGRAQAMQAQACRVEPSALMNPVLLKPGGERSSQVVLLGKPVGEMSARGYHGGRQQRLLGTVLECLAELRGTYDAVICEGAGSPAEINLRRTDIVNMGIARNAGLPVLVVGDIDRGGVFASFFGTVALLSPEDQALVAGFLVNKFRGDVSLLEPGLDMLHGLTGRRTYGVLPFRHGLGIDEEDGLRVSLRGTVRESNVAPPVGEDVLRVAVCAVPLMSNFTDVDALAAEPGVVVRFVDRAEELADADLVVVPGTRGTVRALEWLRERGLADALARRAAQGRPVLGICGGFQVLGEHIEDEVESRRGHVDGLGILPVRVRFAPEKTLTRPVGEALGEHVEGYEIHHGVAEVMGGEPFLDGCRVGQTWGTHWHGSLESDGFRRAFLREVAAASGRRFVPAADTSFAALREEQLDRLGDLIEEHADTDALWRLIESGAPPGLPFVPPGAPGTPGASG comes from the coding sequence ATGAGTGGCGGACTGCTGGTCGCCGGGACCACGTCCGATGCCGGGAAGAGTGTGGTGACCGCCGGGATCTGTCGGTGGCTCGTGCGGCAGGGCGTCAAGGTCGCGCCCTTCAAGGCGCAGAACATGTCGCTCAACTCCTTCGTGACGAAGGAAGGCGCCGAGATCGGGCGGGCTCAGGCCATGCAGGCGCAGGCCTGCCGCGTGGAGCCCAGTGCGCTCATGAACCCCGTTCTGCTGAAGCCCGGGGGAGAGCGGAGCAGCCAGGTGGTGCTGCTGGGCAAGCCCGTGGGGGAGATGAGTGCGCGCGGGTACCACGGGGGGCGGCAACAGCGGCTGCTCGGGACGGTGTTGGAGTGTCTCGCCGAGTTGCGGGGCACGTACGACGCGGTGATCTGTGAGGGGGCCGGTTCCCCCGCCGAGATCAATCTGCGGCGGACCGACATCGTCAACATGGGGATCGCCCGCAACGCCGGGCTTCCCGTGCTCGTCGTCGGCGACATCGACCGTGGTGGGGTCTTCGCGTCGTTCTTCGGGACCGTCGCACTGCTCTCCCCCGAGGACCAGGCCCTCGTCGCCGGGTTCCTCGTCAACAAGTTCCGGGGGGACGTCTCCCTGCTGGAGCCGGGGCTCGACATGTTGCACGGGCTCACCGGGCGGCGGACGTACGGCGTGCTGCCGTTCCGGCACGGGCTCGGGATCGACGAGGAGGACGGACTGCGGGTCTCGCTGCGGGGGACCGTCCGGGAGTCGAACGTCGCGCCGCCCGTCGGGGAGGACGTGCTGCGGGTGGCCGTGTGCGCGGTGCCGCTGATGTCCAACTTCACCGACGTGGACGCGCTCGCCGCCGAACCCGGTGTCGTCGTGCGGTTCGTGGACCGGGCCGAGGAGCTGGCCGACGCCGACCTCGTCGTCGTTCCGGGGACCCGGGGGACGGTCCGGGCGTTGGAGTGGCTGCGGGAGCGGGGCCTCGCCGACGCCCTCGCACGACGTGCCGCGCAGGGGCGGCCGGTCCTCGGCATCTGCGGTGGGTTCCAGGTGCTCGGGGAGCACATCGAGGACGAGGTCGAGAGTCGGCGGGGGCATGTGGACGGGCTCGGGATACTGCCCGTGCGCGTGCGGTTCGCTCCCGAGAAGACGCTCACACGGCCCGTCGGGGAGGCCCTCGGGGAACACGTCGAGGGGTACGAGATCCATCACGGGGTCGCCGAGGTCATGGGCGGGGAACCCTTCCTGGACGGGTGCCGGGTCGGACAGACCTGGGGCACGCACTGGCACGGGTCGTTGGAGTCGGACGGGTTCCGGCGGGCCTTTCTGCGTGAGGTGGCGGCCGCCTCTGGGCGCCGTTTCGTGCCGGCCGCCGACACGTCGTTCGCGGCGCTGCGCGAGGAGCAGCTCGACCGGCTCGGCGATCTGATCGAGGAACACGCGGACACGGACGCGCTGTGGCGGCTCATCGAGTCGGGCGCGCCGCCGGGACTGCCGTTCGTGCCGCCCGGAGCACCGGGAACACCGGGAGCGTCCGGATGA
- a CDS encoding putative cobaltochelatase, which yields MSVPFPFTAVVGQDDLRLALLLNAVSPAVGGVLVRGEKGTAKSTAVRALAALLPQVEVVVGCRFSCDPAKPDPACPDGPHEPAFETRPSRMVELPVGASEDRLVGALDIERALSEGVKAFEPGLLADAHRGILYVDEVNLLHDHLVDLLLDAAAMGASYVEREGVSVRHAARFLLVGTMNPEEGELRPQLLDRFGLTVEVAASREPDQRVEVVRRRLAYDDDPAGFVARWADEEADVRQRVAAARELLPSVVLGDGVLRQIAATCAAFEVDGMRADIVMARTATALAAWAGRTEVLAEDVRQAALLALPHRRRRNPFDAPGLDEDKLDETLEEFAEPPENSADPETTQDDEDPDPGPDGPGGGGQPPSSEPEGPQGGDSGAQPESGEGVPAQAPAAGEQSAVRAAEPFRTKVLSVPGLGEGATGRRSRARTEHGRTTGARRPRGTLTKLHLAATVQAAAPHQRTRGRSGPGLVVRRDDLRQATREGREGNLVLFVVDASGSMAARQRMSAVKGAVLSLLLDAYQRRDKVGLVTFRGSAAEVALPPTSSVDAAAARLESLPTGGRTPLAAGLLKAHDVLRVERLRDPARRPLVVVVTDGRATGGPEPVALAGRAARLFAAEGTASVVVDCESGHVRLGLAGQLAGELGGTAVTLDELRADSIAGLVRDVQATHGTQGPQGTSRRAA from the coding sequence GTGAGTGTTCCGTTTCCGTTCACGGCCGTCGTCGGCCAGGACGACCTGCGGCTGGCGCTGCTGCTGAACGCGGTGTCGCCGGCGGTCGGCGGTGTGCTGGTGCGCGGTGAGAAGGGGACCGCGAAGAGCACCGCCGTGCGGGCGCTCGCGGCGCTGCTGCCGCAGGTGGAGGTCGTCGTCGGCTGCCGGTTCTCGTGCGATCCCGCGAAGCCGGACCCCGCGTGCCCGGACGGGCCGCACGAGCCGGCGTTCGAGACACGGCCGTCCCGCATGGTCGAGCTGCCCGTCGGCGCCTCCGAGGACCGGCTCGTCGGCGCCCTCGACATCGAGCGGGCGCTGTCCGAGGGCGTGAAGGCGTTCGAGCCGGGTCTCCTCGCGGACGCGCACCGGGGGATCCTCTACGTCGACGAGGTGAACCTGCTCCACGACCACCTCGTCGACCTGCTGCTCGACGCGGCCGCGATGGGCGCCTCGTACGTGGAGCGCGAGGGTGTCTCCGTACGGCATGCCGCGCGGTTCCTGCTCGTGGGGACCATGAACCCCGAGGAGGGCGAGCTGCGGCCGCAGTTGCTCGACCGGTTCGGGCTGACCGTCGAGGTCGCGGCCTCGCGGGAGCCGGACCAGCGGGTGGAGGTCGTACGGCGGCGGCTCGCCTATGACGACGACCCGGCGGGTTTCGTGGCCCGTTGGGCGGACGAGGAGGCCGACGTACGGCAACGGGTCGCCGCCGCACGGGAGTTGTTGCCGTCCGTGGTGCTGGGCGACGGGGTGCTGCGGCAGATCGCTGCGACCTGTGCGGCCTTCGAGGTCGACGGGATGCGGGCCGACATCGTGATGGCCCGGACGGCCACCGCGCTGGCCGCGTGGGCCGGGCGGACCGAGGTGCTGGCGGAGGATGTGCGGCAGGCGGCGCTGCTCGCCCTGCCGCACCGGCGACGACGGAACCCGTTCGACGCGCCGGGGCTCGACGAGGACAAGCTCGACGAGACGCTGGAGGAGTTCGCGGAGCCACCGGAGAACTCGGCGGACCCGGAGACCACTCAGGACGACGAAGACCCCGACCCCGGTCCCGACGGACCCGGTGGCGGTGGGCAGCCGCCCTCCTCCGAGCCCGAGGGACCGCAGGGCGGTGACTCCGGGGCACAGCCCGAGAGCGGGGAGGGCGTGCCGGCGCAGGCTCCGGCCGCCGGGGAGCAGTCCGCCGTACGGGCCGCCGAACCCTTTCGTACGAAGGTGCTGAGCGTGCCGGGGCTCGGGGAGGGCGCTACCGGGCGGCGTTCGCGGGCACGGACCGAGCACGGGCGCACGACCGGAGCGCGTCGGCCCCGTGGCACGCTGACCAAGCTGCATCTCGCGGCGACCGTGCAGGCCGCCGCGCCGCATCAGCGGACGCGGGGACGGTCCGGGCCGGGGCTGGTCGTACGCCGTGACGATCTGCGGCAGGCGACGCGGGAGGGGCGTGAGGGGAACCTCGTGCTGTTCGTGGTCGACGCCTCCGGGTCGATGGCGGCGCGGCAGCGGATGAGTGCCGTGAAGGGCGCCGTCCTGTCGCTGCTCCTCGACGCCTATCAGCGGCGGGACAAGGTGGGTCTGGTGACCTTCCGGGGGTCGGCCGCCGAGGTGGCGCTGCCGCCGACCTCGTCCGTGGACGCGGCGGCGGCCCGGCTGGAGTCGCTGCCCACGGGCGGGCGGACGCCGCTGGCGGCCGGGCTGCTCAAGGCGCACGACGTGCTGCGGGTGGAGCGGCTGCGGGACCCCGCGCGACGGCCGCTGGTCGTCGTGGTGACCGACGGCCGGGCGACCGGCGGGCCGGAACCCGTCGCGCTCGCCGGGCGGGCGGCCCGGCTGTTCGCGGCCGAGGGCACCGCCTCCGTGGTCGTCGACTGCGAGTCGGGCCATGTCCGGCTGGGACTCGCCGGGCAGCTCGCTGGTGAACTGGGCGGTACGGCGGTGACGTTGGACGAGCTGCGGGCCGACTCCATCGCCGGGCTGGTACGGGATGTGCAGGCAACGCACGGAACGCAGGGACCGCAGGGAACTTCGAGGAGGGCCGCATAG
- the cobO gene encoding cob(I)yrinic acid a,c-diamide adenosyltransferase, with the protein MPQGQPSVVPDDGLTTRQRRNRPLVFVHTGVGKGKSTAAFGLALRAWNQGWPIGVFQFVKSAKWKVGEENALRVLGASGEGGSVDWHKMGEGWSWVQRDVVQGDNSANEDKAREGWEQVKRDLAAETYKLYVLDEFAYPLHWGWIDTDEVIDVLRSRPGTQHVVITGRNAPEKLVDFADLVTDMSKVKHPMDAGQKGQRGIEW; encoded by the coding sequence ATGCCGCAGGGACAGCCGAGTGTCGTACCCGACGACGGACTGACGACTCGTCAGCGCCGGAATCGTCCACTGGTCTTCGTCCACACGGGCGTGGGCAAGGGGAAGTCCACCGCCGCGTTCGGGCTCGCGCTGCGCGCCTGGAACCAGGGGTGGCCGATCGGGGTGTTCCAGTTCGTCAAGTCGGCGAAGTGGAAGGTCGGCGAGGAGAACGCGCTGCGAGTGCTCGGGGCGTCCGGTGAGGGTGGGTCCGTCGACTGGCACAAGATGGGCGAGGGCTGGTCGTGGGTGCAGCGCGACGTCGTGCAGGGTGACAACTCGGCCAACGAGGACAAGGCCCGGGAGGGCTGGGAGCAGGTCAAGCGGGACCTGGCGGCCGAGACGTACAAGCTGTATGTGCTGGACGAGTTCGCGTACCCCCTGCACTGGGGGTGGATCGACACCGACGAGGTGATCGACGTGCTGCGGAGCCGGCCGGGGACCCAGCATGTCGTGATCACCGGGCGGAACGCGCCGGAGAAGCTCGTCGACTTCGCGGACCTCGTGACCGACATGTCGAAGGTCAAGCACCCCATGGACGCGGGCCAGAAGGGCCAGCGGGGCATCGAGTGGTGA
- a CDS encoding cobyrinate a,c-diamide synthase has protein sequence MTFSPSAPLPSVPRLVVGAPSSRSGKTTVATGLMAALTERGFAVSPHKVGPDYIDPGYHALASGRVGRNLDAYLCGPELVAPLFAHGARGCDIAVVEGVMGMYDGASGQGELASTAHVAKLLRAPVVLVVDASSQSRSVAALVHGFASWDPEVRMGGVILNKVASDRHEELLRDALESTGVPVLGVLRRAPQVDTPSRHLGLVPVAERQAAAVEAVAAMAAQVRAGCDLEALVALARSAGPLSGAAWEPPVAAVTGRREVVAVAGGPAFTFSYAEHAELLTAAGAEVVVFDPLRDEQLPDGTGGLVIGGGFPEMYAAELSANEPLRKAVAELAFGGAPVAAECAGLLYLCRELDGRPMCGVLDATARMDERLTLGYRDAVAVGDSVLAPAGTRMRAHEFHRTVVEPGAGPAPAWGVRSPRPRVEGFVQQGVHASYLHTHWAAEPGVARRFVERCRIS, from the coding sequence GTGACCTTCTCTCCCTCCGCTCCCCTGCCCTCCGTCCCCCGGCTGGTCGTCGGCGCGCCCTCCTCGCGCAGCGGCAAGACCACCGTGGCCACGGGGCTGATGGCCGCGCTCACCGAGCGTGGGTTCGCCGTGTCCCCGCACAAGGTGGGGCCGGACTACATCGACCCCGGATACCACGCGCTCGCGAGCGGGCGGGTGGGGCGGAACCTCGACGCGTACCTGTGCGGACCCGAACTGGTCGCGCCGCTCTTCGCGCACGGGGCGCGCGGGTGCGACATCGCCGTCGTCGAGGGTGTGATGGGGATGTACGACGGGGCCTCGGGGCAAGGGGAACTGGCGTCCACCGCGCATGTGGCGAAGCTGCTGCGGGCGCCGGTCGTGCTGGTCGTGGACGCGTCGTCGCAGTCGCGGTCGGTGGCGGCGCTGGTGCACGGGTTCGCCTCCTGGGATCCCGAGGTGCGGATGGGGGGCGTGATCCTCAACAAGGTCGCCTCGGACCGGCACGAGGAGTTGTTGCGGGACGCCCTGGAGTCGACCGGTGTGCCCGTGCTGGGCGTGCTGCGGCGGGCTCCCCAGGTGGACACCCCGTCCCGGCATCTGGGGCTGGTCCCGGTCGCCGAGCGGCAGGCCGCGGCGGTGGAGGCCGTGGCGGCGATGGCCGCGCAGGTGCGGGCGGGGTGCGATCTGGAGGCGCTGGTCGCGCTCGCCCGGAGCGCGGGGCCGTTGTCGGGTGCGGCCTGGGAGCCGCCCGTCGCCGCCGTCACGGGGAGGCGGGAGGTGGTCGCCGTGGCCGGCGGGCCCGCGTTCACCTTCTCCTATGCCGAGCACGCCGAGCTGCTGACCGCCGCCGGCGCCGAGGTCGTCGTCTTCGACCCCCTGCGCGACGAGCAACTGCCCGACGGGACGGGCGGGTTGGTGATCGGCGGCGGGTTCCCCGAGATGTACGCCGCCGAGCTGTCCGCGAACGAGCCGCTGCGCAAGGCGGTCGCCGAGCTGGCGTTCGGCGGGGCTCCGGTGGCCGCCGAGTGCGCCGGTCTGCTCTACCTGTGCCGGGAGCTGGACGGGCGGCCCATGTGCGGGGTGCTCGACGCCACGGCGCGGATGGACGAGCGGCTGACCCTCGGATACCGGGACGCCGTGGCCGTCGGCGACAGCGTGCTCGCGCCGGCCGGGACCCGGATGCGGGCGCACGAATTCCACCGGACGGTCGTCGAGCCCGGGGCCGGACCGGCTCCCGCCTGGGGAGTACGGAGCCCTCGGCCTCGGGTCGAGGGGTTCGTGCAGCAAGGGGTGCACGCGAGTTACTTGCACACGCACTGGGCGGCCGAGCCCGGTGTCGCCCGGCGGTTCGTGGAGAGATGCCGGATCTCATGA
- a CDS encoding ZIP family metal transporter, producing the protein MAVFVALGAFLMTLVGGWTAQRVTDRRHLVLGLAGGLMLGVVGLDLLPEALQAAGEEVFGVPAALLLFVAGFLLTHLVERLLAVRQAAHGGKEHNGRTPQVGLTAAAAMVGHSAMDGVAIGAAFQIGDGMGIAVALAVIAHDFADGFNTYTLTSLYGNARRRALAMLFADAAAPVVGAASTLLFTIPEGPLGCYLGFFGGALLYLAAAEILPEAHHEHPARSTVLCTIAGAAFIWLVVGVAE; encoded by the coding sequence ATGGCGGTCTTCGTGGCACTCGGCGCGTTCCTGATGACGCTGGTCGGCGGCTGGACGGCACAACGGGTGACGGACCGCCGTCACCTGGTGCTGGGCCTGGCCGGCGGCCTGATGCTGGGCGTGGTCGGCCTCGATCTGCTCCCCGAGGCACTTCAGGCGGCCGGCGAGGAGGTCTTCGGCGTACCGGCCGCGCTGCTGCTGTTCGTCGCCGGTTTTCTCCTGACCCACCTGGTGGAACGCCTGCTGGCCGTACGGCAGGCGGCGCACGGGGGAAAGGAGCACAACGGCCGTACGCCCCAGGTGGGCCTGACGGCCGCCGCCGCCATGGTCGGGCACAGCGCGATGGACGGCGTCGCGATCGGCGCGGCCTTCCAGATCGGCGACGGCATGGGCATCGCGGTCGCGCTCGCGGTGATCGCCCACGACTTCGCGGACGGCTTCAACACGTACACGCTGACGAGCCTGTACGGCAACGCCCGCCGCCGCGCGCTCGCGATGCTGTTCGCGGACGCGGCGGCCCCGGTGGTGGGAGCCGCCTCCACCCTGCTGTTCACGATCCCGGAGGGCCCCCTCGGCTGCTACCTCGGCTTCTTCGGCGGCGCGCTGCTCTACCTCGCCGCCGCCGAGATCCTCCCCGAGGCCCACCACGAACACCCGGCCCGTTCCACCGTGCTGTGCACGATCGCCGGGGCGGCCTTCATCTGGCTGGTGGTGGGCGTGGCGGAGTGA